A stretch of Elephas maximus indicus isolate mEleMax1 chromosome 20, mEleMax1 primary haplotype, whole genome shotgun sequence DNA encodes these proteins:
- the LOC126063726 gene encoding olfactory receptor 10AG1-like, with product MDPALQSPMYFFLANFSFLEICYVSATLPRLLMNLGTQRRRISLAACATQMCFVFMFAVTECLLLAVMTYDRYVALCNPLQYPVAMNCRVCIQLVTCAWTIGIPVQIGQTCQIFSLPFCGSNIINHFFCDIFPMLKLACGDIFVNEILIYIVAVLFGMVPFLLILGSYSKIISIIPKLPSATSRAKAFSTCSSHLMVVVLFFGSAIITYLRPNTRHSEGTDKVLSLFYTILTPLFNPIIYSLRNKDVIMALRKLLCK from the coding sequence ATGGATCCTGCTCTCCAGagccctatgtattttttcctggcaaatttttccttcttggaaatctGCTATGTATCAGCTACTCTCCCCAGATTGCTGATGAATCTTGGGACCCAGAGAAGAAGAATTTCCTTAGCTGCCTGTGCTACACAGATGTGCTTTGTCTTTATGTTTGCAGTCACAGAGTGTTTGCTCCTGGCAGTGATGacctatgaccgctatgtagcCCTTTGCAACCCTCTTCAGTATCCTGTAGCCATGAACTGCAGGGTCTGTATCCAGTTGGTGACTTGCGCCTGGACCATTGGAATCCCAGTTCAGATAGGGCAGACATGTcagattttctctctgcctttttgtgGATCTAACATAATCAACCATTTCTTCTGTGATATTTTCCCAATGCTCAAGCTGGCTTGTGGGGACATATTTGTAAATGAGATATTGATCTACATAGTTGCTGTGTTATTTGGCATGGTTCCATTCCTGCTCATACTTGGCTCCTACAGTAAAATCATCTCCATCATTCCGAAGTTGCCATCAGCCACAAGTCGAGCCAAAGCCTTCTCTACCTGCTCTTCTCATCTTATGGTTGTGGTGTTATTCTTTGGATCAGCCATTATTACATACTTAAGACCCAATACCAGACATTCAGAGGGAACTGACAAAGtgctttctcttttctacacTATCCTAACTCCTTTGTTTAATCCCATAATATATAGTCTAAGGAACAAAGATGTCATAATGGCACTAAGAAAATTGCTATGTAAATAA